A stretch of Melospiza georgiana isolate bMelGeo1 unplaced genomic scaffold, bMelGeo1.pri scaffold_29, whole genome shotgun sequence DNA encodes these proteins:
- the LOC131096501 gene encoding olfactory receptor 14A16-like, with protein MSNSSSIRHFLLLALADTRQLQVLHFCLLLGISLAALLGNGLIISAVACGHHLHTPMFFFLLNLALSDLGSICTTVPKAMHNSLWDTRNITYTGCATQLFFFVFFIGAEFYLLTIMCYDRYVSICKPLHYGTLLGSRACAHMAAAAWASAFLNALMHTANTFSLPLCHGNALGQFLCEIPQILKLSCSKSYLRELGLIVFSISLLFGCFVFIVATYVQIFRAVLKIPSEQGRHKAFSTCLPHLAVLSLFFSTGFFAYLKPPSMSSPSLDLALSVLYSVVPPVLNPLIYSLRNQELKAAVRRLLTGWFWKY; from the coding sequence atgtccaacagcagctccatcaggcacttcctcctgctggcattggcagacacacggcagctgcaggtcctgcacttctgcctcttgctgggcatctccctggctgccctcctgggcaacggcctcatcatcagcgcagtagcctgcggccaccacctgcacacgcccatgttcttcttcctgctcaacctggccctcagtgacctgggctccatctgcaccactgtccccaaagccatgcacaattccctctgggacacccgGAACATCACCTACACTGGATGTGCcacacagctctttttctttgtgttcttcaTTGGAGCAGAGTTTTATCtgctgaccatcatgtgctacgaccgctacgtgtccatctgcaaacccctgcactacgggaccctcctgggcagcagagcttgtgcccacatggcagcagctgcctgggccagtgcctttctcaatgctctcatgcacacagccaatacattttccctacccctgtgccatggcaatgccctgggccagttcctctgtgaaatcccacagatcctgaagctctcctgctccaaatcctaccTCCGGGAACTTGGACTCAttgtgttttccatttctttactatttggttgttttgtgttcattgttgctacctatgtgcagatcttcagggctgtactgaagatcccctctgagcagggacggcacaaagccttttccacctgcctccctcacctggctgtgctctccctgtttTTCAGCACTGGGTTTtttgcctacctgaagcccccctccatgtcctccccatccctggatctggccctgtcagttctgtactcggtggtgccaCCAgtcctgaaccccctcatctacagcctgaggaaccaggagctcaaggctgctgtgaggagacTGCTGACTGGATGGTTTTGGAAATATTAA